GATTTGTCTGCTTTAAGCACCCAGAGTCAGTGTCTTATGCAATAGCTTTGCTGAATGGAATCCGTTTATATGGAAGACCAATTAATGTGCAGTATCGATTTGGTAGGTTCTCTCACTGATGAATTTTCAAAGTGTGTTTTGTGGTTGCTGCTAGTGTCAGAAGTTGTAAGCATTTTGTTTTCCATGTAGTATAAGACAATAAAAGTGTCTCTGTAGTCTCTTAATTTTTTCAAACACATATCTAATTTATATATTGCCAGTTATATTACCAAATTTGTAGCATCTCttcttaagtaaaatttaaaatgtactattTTAAAATCAGGAGACAGCTATGACGGTTGCTATTGactaaaattgatcaaatttatATGAACTGAAGGTACATAAGTAGTTTTTATATAGCAAGGTTGTTTGCCAATCTTCTTGTCACTGCTAATGTATGGTATCAAATACCTACTATTTGGAAGATAAGTGGCTAAATTAGCCTTCTGGGGAACTCATTCTGTTGCCTGGAGTTGTTTTAAGCCCCTATAAGAGCAAAGTGGACAAAGGTACCTGTAGAGCCTTGCTAGAAGGGGAGGAAAGATTCCTGACTCAATGGCTTCAAATCCTTGTCCTGAATTCATGCTAGGAACCAGGCATCTGTGATTAGCTGCTCAGAAAACTATTACACTTGGCCTCACATCTTTTCAGGGACCAATCTGAGGGATTCTTAGAATATTgtgtttaaacattttataaatggtACAGACGTATTGCGTATCACTGCCATAAATCATCAGGCTTATTGATGTATCACtcctttggtttttatttctcttgatccactaaaaatgaaaaataagaattaaaaaagcaATATCTTCTTGCATAGTAAAAGTTCTTGTCTTtgcatttcacattttcttttttagtttaatgCATGGATGCATCATGCTCTTTGATTCTACCCAGCTGACTCACACACGCTGATAGAATAGGCCAGAGCTTATTATATTCTGAAACATCCTATAAAAAGTTGACTTGGCTTTTGTCTGAGCAGTTTAGAGAACTCATGCCTTCTACCCTGGAGGCAAAGAGTGCTGACATTTGTAATTATTAGTTTCTAGGTAAGTATTACAAAACAACATCATATATCTCAGATAGTTCcatatctttttattcttatttatgacatgcttttggataaatattgattatacttcattcatttacagtaatatatacaatatttaaatatgaCTTGAGAGATAGATATGCACATATTTTACGTAACTGGAATTTTAAGTCACTACCATATCTTTAAAGATTGGTTtatattatgttttaatatttaaactcCAAGTAGTTGTACCCTAAAATAATCATTGTATTTCTTTCAAAGGAAGTTCTCGCTCTTCAGAACCAGCTAACCAAAATTTTGAGGGCTGTGTTAAGATAAATTCACACACCTACAGgtaattagaaatatatttttttcataaaggtaaagcaaataaatatgtTCTTATAATgtatattaatgaaaaataataagtatgTGAGAGGATGATTTCTATCCTATTCTGGACTATTACAGAATATTACTATTTGTGCATAGGATTAGATTAAGAAgttcatttcttctgaacccatggaaagtgagagaaaatattttcatttaaaggtcagttttaatatttaaagtagtaaGTGACATAGATTTACATTTGAGGTATTCTTTAtgattttctgtatgtttttcttAGCTGTTAAATCATTTAAGCATACAAAGTCTTGCTGTTATGGATCATAGAAATATTGTTATCCATATTTTATGTTTCCATAAATGCAGACACAAAAGTTAACCAATTCTCAAGGTCACAAGGATGCTAAAGGACTAGCCTTGAAACTAAGTCTTCTGATGTTAAgccattcaattatttatttcactAATGTTTAGAACTTCTCTGTGTTCTAGAATTTGGTGTAGTCTGATATATTGATGCAGTGATAACCTTCCAGTAGACTGTCTGGCAAGGTATCCAGAGGTTATGGTACCTAAAGTCTGCCAAACCAATTTAAGATTCCAAAGTCACAGTGTTTATTAAATCAGTGTGAAAAACACAGTGAAAAGTAAGAGCAAGGTTGGTGGATAGTTTAGCACACTTAGAATAGATTGTAAGTGGGCAGAAGGATGAAGTAACTGAGTTCTGGTTATATTAATATTCATACACTGTTTCTGTGCTGTCAACCTTCCCTACTGATAGtgtggtgatgatgatgagaGTGTATGTTTGAGCAAGGCTATCCCTTCTGATGGAAAGTTCATGGAACTAATATTACTTACTTGATGAGGAAGCATCCTGGTTCATCAGCTTGTTTTCTGTAGATTTTATCTCAGATTATCTTAGGCAgaatgaagggaagaagagaaatataACTGTTAGGCATGATCAGGAGTAGGTATCCATCTCTCTTGTGTCTTATAAGATCTAAATCATTCACTATCCTCTAATATATATTATGAATTCTATCTTGGCTTCCTAGGTTTCTTGCTTATTTTATCCCTAACAGTTCCATTGCTATTAATAAACCGATAGCTTACTTACAATCTACACTaagcatttttaagaattttgtccatcctgtttgttttcttattgtctttgGCAGaactgaatattttcaaataaactaATAATAACCAAACATCCTATCCCTTGTTAAGTGTATCAGCCCTCTAAGGCATGGGAGAGTGACCTTTTGGGACTGGCAAATACCCACAATTATTTTTGGCAGAAGTATTAAACCCCAAATAAGTTTagtacttatttttattatatttttattctctccagAATTTCTATATTGGGGAGAATAAAGAGAACTTAATAAAGTAGGTAATAAAATCAGGTTGCCTGGATTTGAATTCTGCCAGTGCCACTTTATTAATGCTGTGACTCTGAGGAGGTTATTTTACCTTTCTGTATCCTACCTCTAAAAATAATACCTAAAAAattttatgagaataaaattttataataaatacaagATACTTAAAATACTGAATATATTGTAAGTATTCAACAAAAGGAAAGTTACTACTAAGATAGGGAAATCATTATAGACGTATGGATTGAGCCATATATGTGATGTAATATCTTCCCCTCTTCTTTAATACCAAGAGCGAAAAActacttcattttctttgggtttggggaaagaacaaaatatttgtagGATTTGGAGTTTAAAAGACTAGATAGGCAATAGAAGATTGCAGTATAACTAGATAGATGGTTTGTAAATCATCACAGAGTCTAGACTATAATGTCAAAAAAGTTATGAGTATATCCCATGACACTACATTTCATTGGTAGTACTTTTTTCTAGTATTTGGTATCTCATAAAGGAAGTATGAGAATGAGTTATCATGTCCTGGTTGTGATGTGCAAATGTTATCTCCTAGTCTTTCACTAGTCTTCCTTGTAAGTGGGTTTTTTGACTTCTTATTGCCTCTTATGCCTTACTCTTTGATGAACTGATTTTTAATTTGCTAGGGCCACTGTAACAATGTACTATAGAGTGCTTAAACAACAGAGATTAATTGTCTTACAATTTTGGAGGCTAGACATCCAGGATCAAGGTATTAGAAGCACTGATTTCTTCTAAGCTGTGGGGAAGAATCTATTCCATGCCTCTCCCCTATTCTTCTGTTGTTTTGATAGCGTTGCTTGGTATTCCTTGAATGACAGAAGCTTTACCCACATTTCTGCCTTTATTTTCACATGTTGTTCTTCTGTTTTCATCTccaaatattccttttttatatgAATACCAGTCATAAAGGGTTATGGATCCATCCTATTTCAGCATGAACATGTCTTAACCAATGACATATGCAATGATCCTGTTTTCAAATATGGCCACATTCTAAGATTTCATTAACTGAATATGAAGAGAATGTATCAATccataacattttttaatttacatgtgATTCCTCCATGCAGACAACTATATGTCCAAAGATTCATGTGGGAAAGACACGTGTTTTAGACAATTGACACTTGTTTTCATAAGGCAGCTTATCTCCCCTCTGCTTCGGAGTCTTCCCCACTCTGTAATTTCCCTTCACCTTTCACCTTGTCTCCTAACTGGGCtcccatatttttcttcttcctctcactaataaatatttttatctttcacaTCCTTTCTTCCTGTTCATTTTTTAACCCCACTGTTATATGAGAGCTACTCTTTTTGAGATGATGAGAACTTTCTGATCAGCCATTCAGCAGCCTCAATGTTTATTCAGTTTACCCCTATGGAACaacttatatttttctaatttctttattaatGAATAGACTTCTGATTTCTACTGACTTCTGGGATACTACTCTCAGTATTTATAAATGGAGTCTCCCCCATCCATCTGACTACATTCTGTCATTTCTTCCCATCTGCCTGTGCTGATTTCAGCCCCCCTTACAGTATGCTTCCTAGCCTAAGGATTAGTGGTTAGCATTAAAATTAGGGTACACTATTGAGCTAGGAGACTATTGAAGAGTAGCTGCAGAACCTAACCAGGATTTATAACATCTCCATGAGAACAACTAtcacatatataaatgaaatgtgGGGAACACCACCGTTTTTTAATTAGAGATGTTTTGATTATCTTAATGCCTGGAAAATATCAGTCAACATGTTTGTGTTAACATTAGTAGTCCATTTAGGAAGGAGTAcagtttatatatttacatagcaaagatactttaaaaataaattgatgatAATTTCTCCCCCTTTGTTTTTATATCTGTAGAAGATTGAAGTGTACGCCCAGTGATGATTAATGACTTGCTATTGTTCTGTTACTATCTAAATGTTGTATATCTTTATATAAATACAAGTGCTGGTCTAACATTTTCATATCAGAAAACCAAATGTGACTCTGAATGttgaaatttcaatatttagtaatgaaataattaattaatgtacTGTTTTGACACTACATTATCAATATAATAACTGATTATTTGCATGTGTTTGTTTAAGATATTTAATTCTAACTGCTATCAGAGAAgctctttctgtctctgtttctgattATGGACAACCCTCATTAAGTTgttaagaagaaagaatatttgtacctaagaattttaagatttttttgttttcccttttatttctcaaaaggaatgaagaaatctTGGGCAGATCTTCCTTTCCCATGCAGTTTTTTCCCATTAATAATACTGCTTTACctcaagaatattttttctttcagaaaatggtAAGTTTGATACCCATTTAGTTTAGCATATATATGACACAAATTTATGAAGAACATGAAAAACATTCTTAGTATTTGATGCTCAAATAGTTAATATTAATGAACAACCactcattacctgaaactatgaAAGTATTTTTCCCAacatattctattctattctattctattcttttctttcccccctctccctccctctctccctctccctccgcccccccctctctctctctctctctctctcccccccccccatagaGATGGAAGTGAGTTGAAAGACAAGTTCAAGGTATCACAGTTTATTTCTAATCTGCTTTGAGTAGTTAGAAATTTTAGTTATCATCTCTTTATCATATATTGAGATTAATACATTTGTAAAAAATTTTAtctgtttcattttattcttatattgtGGCTCCTAGAAGAGTTAAAACTACATATGTGGTTTGCATTATATTTCTTTGATAATCTATATTGTAGTAAACTAATAAACCTTTAAATGTTTATGTTAAGGATTTAAGGAAGCTCCCACACTCCTACAATGAAGTCACTGCCTTTCTTATACCAAAATACAATTTGATTTACTCATGACTATTTGCATAATTCATGTTACTTTTAACATGCATTAGActttttaatatgcatttaatttagcattttggatttgttttggtatataagttgtcttttttttttcccccacagcaGCGGCATGCACATAATCCAGTGCTGCAGCTTCCTTACTATGAGATGACAGCCCAACTTCCCAATAGCACATCTGGGTCTTCCTCACTGAGTCATGTTCCAGATCTAGATGCTGGACCTAGCTCCTATGAATGGACTATCCAACAACCAAGTGACTCTGACCTTCATCAGATGAATACCCGAAAGAGGCAAAAGCAAACCAGTGACAGTGATAGTAGCACAGAAAACAATAGAGGAAATGAATTCAGCCAAAAATTCCgaaaatgtaagaaaaagaaaagatattagtATTACCTTCAGATAATACGTATCTTCATTGATCTTAATTCTGTTTAAAGAAAACTGACCAATTTCCTGAGTGTCTTgtctttttttgaaatatattaaaacatgatTTATCTCATTTGCTATTCAATTTTTGCCTCAAATgacaaaagcttttaaaaataatataatgtacTACTTTTGTATATCATAATATATTTGACCCATTGCCAATAAGAAATATactttgtatcattttattttagtactgATGATGAAATTTCATTAAACTATTAACTAAAAGTCAGCTACTGAACACTTGTGGATAAGGTACTGTGATTTCTTTAGATTGTTCCTATAATATTCAAGTACAATTAGGCTGTAATTAGGAACATTAGATTTGCCAAAAGAAAACAATGCAAATATTTAAGAGTTGCATGTGGTTCCTAGTGAATGTGTTATAAACAGGCTTTGTTTCCTTtgttaataacattttattttttacattcacTCAAGTTGTTTCTTAGCCTTACTGTACTTCAggtttattttgtcaaatgaagaCATATGACAGTGATACCAAAGGAAAGATTATTATCATGGGATTGGCTTTTGGGTCATTAACTTGTTATATGAGTTCAATGGGGATTCCTGCCTTTTTACTTCTTGTTTATAATGAACATTAAGTTGGCTATGTAAGTATTACATTATCTACCTCTTTTGCCAGCCAGGTTTGAGAGGATATGTTTAATGTATTTAAATCTTgataatgaataagtaaatagaatGATATTTCATTAATGTTTGATATCTAATACTTAATCGTCcaaaaaatttttctattttgtgttcatttattttagaagATAGGATACACGTTAAATAAATTGgggttttttaaacatttttgttaattttatagcCCACCATAAATTAGAATGataagaattatatttattaaagctAATTGAAAGAATCATGCAACTCCTTTGTGAGTAGAGCACCAAATTTAGTAGAAAGGGCCATGCTTGGATGTGTCTTTTGCATGTTGAATAGAACTTTATAGATCCTTActgtttaaaagaataaagatctGTTTTTAACAAAAGGAGTAACTGAATTTAACTGAGTATAGTAGAATTTAGAACAAACATTAATCTACTTTAATCTGATCAATATGAAAAACTGACTGGTGCTTTATGTAGTTTTAActatgttttcttgttttttggctTTTGAAACTCAtactcttttctttttacattcacatttttttttcaatttaaaatcaaGCCAAAGGGGAAAATGGCTTCTACATAATTAGGAAATAGCATATCTTTAAAAAGCTTAAATTCACCTTCACCTCAATCTTTTCTTTAATCCTGTAACTTACCTTAAACCTAAATTATTTTGTTGTGATTGGTATTATTggaagtatataaaaaaatgtttcttagcAATTCAGAATAGCTTTGTGTAAGAAATATATCTTGAAATACTATTACattaattaaaatgtgaaaactgcaaaatatttttcttaaattcttccaTCACAGACAGGAAAGTGCACATTGTGATTTAGATATGTTgggtcccccaaagactcatgtatCCAAAGTGGGAATCCTTGGGATGTGAATatatcatgagggctctgacgtCATCAGTGGGTTGAATGAGAGATAATGatctgaatggactactgggaggtagtGGACAGTGTAGGAAGTGGGACCTAGTAAAAATGAATGCATCCTTAGGGGTTCACTCTTGGGGAAAATGTccctgtttctctgtctctctgtctctctgtctccctcctcaCCCTACCCTTTATCTGtctctatctacctacctatatATTTGTCTCTCTCTGCCCCACTccatctctctttccctttcccctctttttctctctttcccctccttctGCTGCCATGAGTTGACCAGCTGTTCTCCACCATGACCTTTCtcatgatgatctgcctcatctcaggccgagAGCagtggagccagctgaccatggattgaaagCTCTGAAACTATAAgtcaaaatgaatctttcctcctctaagttattcatGTTAGGCACCTTTtcttcacagcaatgaaaagctaatacAGTACCTCGGTATTAACTTGAACAAGTCAACCAACTTGAAATACATAGAAGACTAGAAAAGTCACCTTTACCATGGtgtatttcattattaaaaaatataaaataggggctggagttgtggctcagcagtagagcacttccctggtatgtgtgaggccctgggtccgatcctcactgcacataaataaataaataaaataaaagatctaaacaattaaaaaaatacatatataaaaaatataaaatatccctGGAAATATCTGTCACTATCCTATAAAATTTTGAGTTATCAGTTTTCCCCAATGCTGTATATTTGAGttaagaattattaaaattatttaactttggggattttattttccaatttttaatttcttactctTAAAAACTGTTCACTTTTAAGTAAGCCTGAACCCATTCTACTATGCTACAAGAATCTTAAATATGAGAACAAAATTAGACATTATGCATATtctcatattttctaatttttataaatcaGTCTCTAATGCATGAGGAAGTggcaaaatcagaaaaattaccTACAATTAAAGTGAGATCAGATTAACAGAAAAGTTTAGAGCATATGAGAACACTCTAAAAAAAGTGGCTCCAAGGGTAGCCAGGGTAAAGGTTTATATACAAACATAACTAAAGACAATGAGTTTGGGGTTTCAGTGGTAACATATGGCAGGTTCCATTGGGAGCCTTAGGCAATTTTTCACCCAGACGCTGATGGGCAGTCTCCTTCCTGGCTGGGAGCTCACCAGGGAAGGATTTATGGCAAGTGAACTCTCACCTTCCAGTGCTAAGAGTCAGTCTTCTTCCAAATAGGAAATTCCCTCAAAGAGGGAGATTTGGGGCAGCTGTGCATTCAGAAGGCTCTGGTTAACTCCCTGAAGATAAGCTTGGAAAGGTTTCTTTCAATGACTGTTGTTTGTTCATATGTTTTcaatttaaagtcatttttatgCCATTCTGGTGAGTTGGTGGTCACTTCATTTTCCCTACTTGAAACTTCACAAGAAGTTTCACAAAGAGCTGAACCAATTGCTATGGAAAGAAAAGTCAAGTTCATATTTATATTGTATGATatctgaaaaggaaaataataatatagattAGAAGAATGAATAAGCAAGAAGGAACAAATCTAAACAcatttccccacccccattgAAGCAGTCTTCTAGTTCTGGGAATGGGTCAATGCAATTAAATGGCTATGTCTCCTTAATGTGATATAGAATATTACCATCTTTGAAATGGTGTAAATCAGATGCTACTTGTCctttctgatttaaaaacaaTCAGAAGTATTCACTGCAGACTGCATAACCTCCTCCTTGTTGGGTAGTCAGTGTATCTGAGATGGGATGATTTCAGAGTACAACAGAGGCTAAActggaagcttccaaaaaccacaTAGAAACATTAAATATCTAGATCATTGCTTTGTAAATTCTTATAATTGTTCTTTCCAAATCATAAGTCCTCAGTTTGGAAAAACTATCCACATTATTGAATGAAACTTGATGTTTCAGTTCAAAAGTGAGTTTTCTAGGATGACTTACCTGGTACAACTATTCTGTGATGTTTGTGTACAAAGGGCCTCACACTTGGGCATTTAAGGCAGGATATCTGGTGAAGAAAGTGGCACCAGGTATCTGAGTCTACACTGCCCTGACCATTTGAGTAATAATCTTTTATATACTTCGTTGCCACAACAAATAAAGAGATCAAGGTTGAACATGAACAAGGTCAGGGTAGAAACTATGACCCACAAGGATGAGGTCTGGTGACTTATGACCTTTGTCATTAGCTGTATTAGCATCTATATATTTCCATATTCCCTGCACCTCCATCAGCTACAATAGCAAAATCGAATTGAGAAATAGAAGATAGAGGAAACCTTCAGCTTAGCCTCCACAGAGGAAATATGACCTGATCGGGATACTCCAGATCTTAAATGTACTCATCTATAGTTCTGGTCACCAGGAAAGATAAGAATGGGTAAGCTCTATTCTATGTACCCTTGGTAGAGCCCAGGAATACTTTCCTGTGATTCAGCAAA
This window of the Ictidomys tridecemlineatus isolate mIctTri1 chromosome 3, mIctTri1.hap1, whole genome shotgun sequence genome carries:
- the Rbm11 gene encoding splicing regulator RBM11 produces the protein MFPAQEEADRTVFVGNLEPRVREEILYELFLQAGPLTKVTICKDREGKPKSFGFVCFKHPESVSYAIALLNGIRLYGRPINVQYRFGSSRSSEPANQNFEGCVKINSHTYRNEEILGRSSFPMQFFPINNTALPQEYFFFQKMQRHAHNPVLQLPYYEMTAQLPNSTSGSSSLSHVPDLDAGPSSYEWTIQQPSDSDLHQMNTRKRQKQTSDSDSSTENNRGNEFSQKFRKCKKKKRY